The following is a genomic window from Paenibacillus sp. FSL R5-0766.
GTTCCAAGTTGTTCTGCTTTGCGAATCAGCTTATCGTCCACATCCGTGAAGTTCACCACATAGTTCACATCATGTCCTGTCTGTTCCAGGTATCCGCGAACTGTGTCGAAAAAGATAACCGGGCGTGCATTCCCAATATGAATGTAGTCATACACCGTTGGTCCGCAGACATACATTTTTACTTTCCCTGGCTCTTGGGGAACAAATTCCTCTTTGGTACGACTCATCGTATTATAAATCTGAAGCGTCATGGTCACTTATCCTTTCATTCTATACTGCCTTAATTTATTGTATCACGTATCACGCACAGTCTCATTTTCACGGGCATTCTGCAGTGTACGTACTTCTTTCTGCAATCGTTCGAGTTCTTTTTGCATACTGCGCAGGGAGTCAACGACCGGATCGGGCAATTGCTGACTGAGGCGATCTACCCGTCGACCATCCTGTTTGACAATTCTGCCCGGTATACCTACCACGGTACTATTGGAAGGGACCTCCTTAAGCACAACGGAGTTCGCACCAATGTTACATTGATCCCCCACGCTAAATGAACCCAGCACCTTCGCTCCGGATGAGATAACCACATTATTACCAATGGTTGGATGTCTCTTCCCTTTTTCTTTCCCTGTTCCGCCCAAGGTAACCCCCTGATAGATAACGACATCATCGCCAATCTCACATGTTTCTCCAATAACGACGCCCATTCCATGGTCAATAAACAATCGATTTCCGATCGTAGCTCCAGGATGTATCTCGATTCCTGTCATAAAACGGCTAACCTGCGAAATGAACCTGGCAACCGAGAACCATCTTCGCTTGTATAAAAAATGAGCCATACGGTGTGCCCATATCGCATGCAGCCCTGAGTAGGTGAATACCACCTCTAACCAACCTCGGGCCGCCGGATCGTTTTCAAACACCGCCTGGATATCTGCTCTGATCTTCTTGAACATGCTCGTTCCCCTCTTGTTCAGGTTCCCGTCCTCCGGCTTACCGGACGGCGCGTTCCTTGGTAGTGTACTGCACACTCGCCTAAACAAAAAAAACGCCCCTGCAGCATTTAGCTGCAGAGGCGTTTATCGCGGTCCCACTCTGCTCGGTCCATTCTTAAATAGAATGAGCCCTCAAGCGGTTTGGTAACGGAAACCAATCGTCACAACCTATCCTAACGTTTTCCCATGTCATGATCGACAAAGGCGGGGCTGGATTCGGCTGTGCAGCTCACGGGCGCATTTCGACTGATGGACAGTGGATGGCTCACAGCCACCGCAACCAAAGAAATCTCTCTTTGCTGCGGGACCATCCTCTCTGAATCTGTCCGGGTCAGTCTACTCCTCCCGATCTTTGCTGTTCTATTAGATAAATCATATCAATTATTCGTTGTGTTGTTATTATAGCGAAAAGGCCTCAGACTGACAACAGCCTCCTACGTAATCCGTCCATCACAAGACTGTGTTCAGATTCCAAATAAACGGAATGTCTTCGACTAAGATTATTTTACTTGTGCAAGCAAACGTTCGATCACCGTATCACGACCCAGAAGCACGATCGTTTGGTTCAGATCTCGTCCATGCGTCTGTCCAGTCAAGGCTACACGAATTGGCATAAAGAGCTGTTTGCCCTTAAAGCCGGTTTCTTTCTGTACTTCCTTGATCAATGCAGCCATTTTGCTTGGAGTAAACTCTTCGCTCGCCTGTACTTTATCCGCAAATGCCTTCAGTACAGTTGGCACCTGCTCCTCCGCAAGCACTGCTTCTCCTTCACTTTCC
Proteins encoded in this region:
- the cysE gene encoding serine O-acetyltransferase, with product MFKKIRADIQAVFENDPAARGWLEVVFTYSGLHAIWAHRMAHFLYKRRWFSVARFISQVSRFMTGIEIHPGATIGNRLFIDHGMGVVIGETCEIGDDVVIYQGVTLGGTGKEKGKRHPTIGNNVVISSGAKVLGSFSVGDQCNIGANSVVLKEVPSNSTVVGIPGRIVKQDGRRVDRLSQQLPDPVVDSLRSMQKELERLQKEVRTLQNARENETVRDT